The DNA window TGAAGGTCATTGTCCTAACTGGAAATGGTCGCGCGTTTGCTGCTGGAGCAGATATTGAAGAAATGGCGACAGTCGGAGCCGTTGATATTGAATTGAAGAACCAGTTCCGTTCATGGGACCATATTGCCGAAATTAAAAAACCTATCATTGGTGCTGTCCAAGGCTTCGCTCTAGGAGGAGGGTTTGAGCTTGCACTTTGTTGTGATCTATTATTTGCAGCAAATAATGCAGAATTCGGATTCCCTGAAGTTCAGCTTGGGATTATGCCTGGAGCAGGTGGGACTCAACGACTAACGAAGTTGATTGGTAAAACGCGAGCGATGGAATGGTTGCTTACAGGAGACCGCATGTCAGCGACGGAAGCTGAGAGGTTAGGCATTATTAATCAAACATTCATGCCAGAGCTTCTATTAGAAGAAACGGTTCGATTTACACAAAAAATTGCCGAGCAGCCATCGCTTTCGGTTCGGATGATCAAGGAAGCTACATTAAAGGCAGTAGATATGTCAGTAGCTGAAGGAATGAAGTTTGAACGTAAAAATTTCTCGTTGCTTTTTTCTTCTGAGGATCAAAAAGAGGGAATGCAAGCGTTTATGGAAAAAAGAAAACCAAACTATCGCGGTCGGTAAGGAGGTACATAATGTTTGAAACGATTCGATATGAGGTAAAGAACGGTGTCGCTTGGGTAACGTTACACCGCCCAGAAAAATTAAATGCTTTTACAGAACAACTTAATAGAGAAATTCAAAAAGCCATTAAAGAATCGTCAAAAGCAGGAGATGTTCGTTGCATTGTCCTTACTGGACAAGGAAGAGCCTTTTGTTCAGGGGAAGACCTTAGTGGTGTTAGTGAAGAAATGGATCATGGGGAGGTATTGAGGAAACGATACGGACCTATGATGCAGGAGATTTCTCGTTGTGAAAAACCCATTATTGCTGGAATTAATGGTGTGGCAGCGGGTGCAGGCTTAAGCTTAGCGTTAGCATGTGACTTTCGTTTAATTCACGAGAAGGCAAGTCTAGTACAAGCATTTATTCATGTTGGCTTAATCCCTGATTCAGGTAATTTATATTATCTTCCTCGCCTGATTGGACATGCAAAAGCTCT is part of the Bacillus spongiae genome and encodes:
- a CDS encoding enoyl-CoA hydratase-related protein, producing the protein MTDFEYIQTKVEGELGFIELNRPHVLNAINQKMVIEILDCLERYDEEESVKVIVLTGNGRAFAAGADIEEMATVGAVDIELKNQFRSWDHIAEIKKPIIGAVQGFALGGGFELALCCDLLFAANNAEFGFPEVQLGIMPGAGGTQRLTKLIGKTRAMEWLLTGDRMSATEAERLGIINQTFMPELLLEETVRFTQKIAEQPSLSVRMIKEATLKAVDMSVAEGMKFERKNFSLLFSSEDQKEGMQAFMEKRKPNYRGR
- a CDS encoding enoyl-CoA hydratase-related protein, translating into MFETIRYEVKNGVAWVTLHRPEKLNAFTEQLNREIQKAIKESSKAGDVRCIVLTGQGRAFCSGEDLSGVSEEMDHGEVLRKRYGPMMQEISRCEKPIIAGINGVAAGAGLSLALACDFRLIHEKASLVQAFIHVGLIPDSGNLYYLPRLIGHAKALELAVMGDKISAEEAKSLGLVTKVIDSEKWQEDLTAFAEMLAAKPTKAIGLIKRSLRASWVYDFDEYMAKEAEGQRIAGKTHDHHEGVHAFIDKRKPSFQGK